Proteins from a single region of Bdellovibrio bacteriovorus HD100:
- a CDS encoding CFI-box-CTERM domain-containing protein has protein sequence MTELHPVDPELISKLQAAGEGNLPPQVCAGCISDLKRTVATSSGGVLMQQERAREQHRLQLWKSRVMLIKKARMCMSQKLYSEAAISYEKYLKILDIVFDIKKGEKLKPEAFKESARTTELTVVASVYWDLLRIYDTHEKYQDRMMNAAKQLSMFIQFTPIYPDIIRKAESFQKTAKNPQIVKQFLKMSDKERPRCFIATSAFENPAAFEVMQLRAFRDTQLRTHIWGRKFIAVYYRYSPHIACLLDKHSWLKPSVRAALRVLIKCVSR, from the coding sequence GTGACCGAATTGCACCCGGTGGATCCGGAGCTTATCAGTAAGCTTCAGGCCGCTGGTGAAGGCAATTTGCCTCCACAGGTTTGTGCAGGATGCATTTCGGATCTGAAGCGCACGGTCGCCACCAGCAGTGGTGGCGTGTTGATGCAACAAGAACGCGCGCGCGAGCAGCACCGTCTGCAACTTTGGAAAAGCCGCGTGATGCTGATCAAAAAAGCGCGCATGTGCATGAGTCAGAAGCTTTATTCTGAAGCCGCCATTTCCTACGAAAAATATCTGAAGATTCTGGACATCGTCTTTGACATCAAAAAAGGTGAAAAGCTGAAACCCGAAGCTTTCAAAGAAAGTGCACGCACCACCGAGCTGACCGTCGTGGCTTCGGTGTACTGGGATCTGCTGCGCATCTACGACACCCATGAAAAGTATCAGGATCGCATGATGAATGCTGCCAAACAGCTTTCCATGTTCATTCAGTTCACACCGATTTATCCGGACATCATCCGCAAGGCTGAATCCTTCCAGAAAACCGCGAAGAACCCGCAAATCGTAAAACAGTTCCTGAAGATGTCCGACAAAGAACGCCCTCGCTGCTTTATCGCAACTTCGGCCTTTGAAAACCCGGCCGCCTTTGAGGTGATGCAGCTTCGCGCCTTCCGCGACACTCAACTGCGAACACACATCTGGGGCAGAAAGTTTATCGCTGTTTACTACAGGTACTCCCCTCACATTGCATGCTTACTCGATAAGCACTCCTGGCTGAAACCCTCAGTCAGAGCCGCTCTCCGCGTTTTGATTAAATGCGTTAGCAGATAA
- a CDS encoding NAD(P)-binding protein: MAHIYDYAIIGSGLTGLSIAAALSRETKNIALIEAADLPFGSNKKVNFPTGPMNNGLRFVPDSVLSEKALRFLGSLIGVNVAPEASEEAPVTYESGNFKTFLGFGENPPAFYEEFSYFTSSKRLDLAVEPYQWTQMLFEKFTGTFMPRSYVTKFHQEGERVTHVTVNGSKTVHAQNFIFAGSVKDLALLLPEDAISVRARTKLAKNTYWTSLCLDICHAKPVTDSTAMHVLNGTTQDEIGPCVGKFHAPVEVEGVPLQASQWMTFIEQEVTEDSEVVGTALKKIKRQIKRAYPEALDNVKLERIFVTPIIAGNGDIKLSANLTMPELENLWIASATVHEQKNLVGALLQAEMVVASLGFKVEAAETSAVSDESESMTEAAL, encoded by the coding sequence ATGGCTCATATCTACGATTACGCAATTATTGGCAGCGGACTTACCGGACTTAGCATCGCAGCGGCACTTAGCCGCGAAACAAAAAACATCGCCCTGATCGAAGCGGCGGATCTTCCTTTTGGTTCCAACAAAAAGGTCAACTTCCCGACCGGCCCGATGAACAACGGTCTGCGCTTTGTTCCGGACTCTGTGCTTTCTGAAAAAGCCCTGCGCTTTTTGGGAAGCCTGATTGGCGTGAATGTGGCGCCGGAAGCTTCGGAAGAAGCTCCCGTGACCTACGAAAGCGGAAACTTCAAGACCTTCCTGGGTTTTGGTGAAAACCCGCCGGCGTTCTATGAAGAGTTCAGCTACTTCACTTCCAGTAAACGCCTGGATCTGGCGGTAGAGCCTTATCAGTGGACCCAGATGCTGTTTGAAAAATTCACCGGCACTTTCATGCCGCGTTCTTATGTGACCAAGTTCCACCAGGAAGGCGAGCGCGTGACTCACGTCACAGTGAACGGCTCCAAAACTGTGCACGCTCAGAACTTCATCTTTGCCGGCTCTGTGAAAGATCTGGCTTTGCTTCTTCCGGAAGACGCGATTTCCGTTCGCGCCCGCACGAAGCTTGCTAAAAACACTTACTGGACTTCTTTGTGTCTGGATATCTGCCACGCCAAACCGGTGACGGACTCTACGGCGATGCACGTTTTGAACGGCACCACTCAGGATGAAATCGGTCCATGCGTGGGCAAGTTCCACGCACCGGTTGAAGTCGAAGGGGTCCCATTGCAGGCATCCCAGTGGATGACTTTCATCGAGCAGGAAGTGACCGAAGACAGCGAAGTTGTGGGTACGGCTTTGAAGAAAATCAAACGCCAGATCAAACGCGCTTATCCGGAAGCTTTGGACAACGTGAAGCTGGAAAGAATCTTCGTGACTCCGATCATCGCGGGCAATGGCGACATCAAACTGAGCGCCAATCTGACCATGCCGGAACTTGAAAATCTGTGGATTGCTTCCGCAACAGTGCACGAGCAGAAGAATCTGGTCGGCGCACTTTTGCAGGCTGAAATGGTTGTGGCTTCTTTGGGCTTCAAAGTTGAAGCGGCCGAGACGTCTGCTGTTTCCGATGAATCTGAATCCATGACAGAGGCTGCTCTTTAA
- a CDS encoding sensor histidine kinase — translation MNQSRGGRNDPEAQRQVQRIFLEQSRDIHIRVDRGFSILLLIQWVAAIVMGILLTPTTWLGSFSGAVENAFVGLIFGGLFSLPAVYCVYVFPGEKWTRYVVAVSQMCFSILFIHLSGGRIETHFHVFVSLAALAFYKDVGLLGVASFIVITDHILRGCLLPISLYGVAESNQWRWLEHAAWILIEDIILIIGIERIRGELHEMAYSKYQLVQAREEALQLSSIKSTFLSNMSHEIRTPLNSIIGFSDILRDTRLDKDQTDYVQTIQRCSDSLLHIINDVLDISKIENGLLQIDRHKFDVKELHTDIFKIFEAKCQEKNLQLEVDIDESIPAFALGDSHRLRQILMNLVGNAVKFTDKGRVCISLQRQPGSGHYVWKVSDTGRGIRLENMSKLFRSFSQEDVSISRTYGGSGLGLMICKNLVEMMGGDIKVESKLGEGTTFHFTLPLEEA, via the coding sequence ATGAACCAATCAAGGGGCGGTCGGAACGATCCGGAAGCACAACGACAGGTGCAGCGAATATTCCTGGAGCAATCCAGGGACATCCACATTCGCGTGGATCGCGGTTTCTCAATACTTCTTTTAATTCAATGGGTTGCGGCTATCGTCATGGGCATTTTGCTGACCCCCACGACGTGGCTGGGAAGCTTTTCCGGGGCGGTGGAAAACGCCTTTGTGGGGCTGATTTTCGGGGGGCTTTTCAGTCTGCCTGCGGTCTATTGTGTCTATGTTTTTCCAGGCGAAAAGTGGACCCGCTATGTGGTGGCCGTCTCGCAGATGTGTTTCTCGATCCTGTTCATCCATTTGTCGGGGGGACGGATCGAAACGCACTTCCATGTCTTTGTTTCACTGGCGGCCCTGGCTTTCTATAAGGATGTCGGGCTTTTGGGGGTGGCGTCCTTTATCGTGATCACAGATCACATTCTGCGGGGGTGTCTGCTGCCGATCTCGCTTTATGGGGTGGCCGAAAGCAACCAGTGGCGGTGGCTGGAGCACGCAGCCTGGATCTTAATTGAAGACATCATCCTTATCATTGGTATTGAGCGCATTCGCGGGGAACTGCATGAAATGGCCTACTCCAAATATCAACTGGTGCAGGCCCGCGAAGAGGCTTTGCAGTTATCCTCAATCAAATCCACATTCCTGAGCAACATGAGCCATGAAATCCGCACTCCCTTAAACAGCATCATCGGCTTTTCCGATATTCTTCGCGACACCAGGCTGGATAAGGACCAGACGGACTATGTCCAGACGATTCAGCGCTGCTCGGATTCGCTTTTGCATATCATCAATGATGTTCTGGATATTTCAAAAATAGAAAACGGCCTTTTGCAGATTGATCGCCACAAGTTTGATGTCAAAGAGCTGCACACGGACATCTTTAAGATCTTCGAGGCCAAGTGCCAGGAAAAGAATCTGCAGCTGGAGGTTGACATCGATGAATCCATTCCCGCGTTTGCGCTGGGGGATTCTCACCGCCTGCGCCAGATTCTGATGAACCTTGTTGGCAATGCGGTAAAGTTCACGGACAAGGGCCGCGTCTGTATTAGTCTGCAAAGACAACCTGGTTCGGGCCACTATGTGTGGAAAGTGTCAGACACCGGCAGGGGCATTCGTCTGGAAAATATGTCTAAACTATTCCGCAGCTTCTCACAAGAGGACGTCTCGATTTCCCGCACATATGGCGGCTCTGGTTTGGGTCTGATGATTTGTAAAAACCTGGTCGAGATGATGGGCGGGGATATCAAGGTGGAAAGCAAGCTGGGTGAGGGAACCACGTTCCACTTCACCCTGCCGTTGGAAGAGGCTTAA
- the priA gene encoding replication restart helicase PriA: protein MSSTQLWKVAADAPLPEALTYSSDLPLQRGQLVTVPLGRGGRKVHGLILGPTQEVPDFEVKAVDSIVEEYAPLPEPYVKWLEWLAQYYLHPVGQVVQSAFPPLRKTEKQRASKRPPVIPQLEADSALNLTDEQQTCFESIAKFSSFSTHLLFGVTGSGKTEVYLRLLDKVLSEGKRGIVLVPEISLTPQLIQRFARRFGDKIAALHSQLTDRERTNQWWDIVEGRKSILIGARSALFCPIDNLGLIIVDEEHEPSFKQDEKLKYNGRDAAVMLGKQMNCPVVLGSATPSLETWKNAVEGKYHLHRLTRRVANRALPDIEVIDLRKLKSDDEEKQKAITKYSHLPFWLSPDLYERMHQVLDRGDQAALFLNRRGIAQMVVCPACGHTRECPNCDISLTLHAHSHLICHYCDYHENFKTKCPDCKEGQLEAIGLGTELLETDLTRLFPGKKIARADRDEIQSRADLEDLIANMESGDIDILVGTQMIAKGLDFPKLKLVGLVLADVGFNLPDFRATERSFQLITQMSGRSGRHVKDGESPGLVIIQTFNTEHDSITFAKNHDFEGFATHELEIRSALNYPPMGRLVSFRIQGTKLGQVEETARLLARRAQALKTQFPQYGSIEVLGPAEAPLSKLRGQFRYHLLIKTTQPAAANPFSRQLLGDQDWVPSGVKILIDIDPMSLL from the coding sequence ATGAGTTCGACGCAACTTTGGAAAGTTGCGGCCGACGCTCCTCTTCCTGAGGCATTAACTTACAGTTCAGACCTGCCCCTGCAAAGAGGCCAGCTGGTCACTGTGCCCTTGGGCCGCGGTGGACGAAAAGTCCATGGTCTGATTCTGGGGCCGACCCAGGAAGTTCCCGACTTTGAAGTCAAGGCTGTGGATAGCATTGTGGAAGAATACGCCCCCCTGCCAGAGCCCTATGTGAAATGGCTGGAATGGCTGGCGCAGTATTATCTGCATCCCGTGGGTCAGGTTGTGCAATCGGCTTTTCCGCCACTGCGAAAAACAGAAAAGCAGCGCGCTTCCAAAAGGCCGCCGGTCATTCCACAACTGGAAGCAGACTCGGCTCTAAACCTAACAGACGAACAGCAAACGTGCTTTGAAAGCATTGCGAAGTTTTCCAGCTTTTCGACCCACTTGCTGTTTGGCGTGACGGGCTCTGGTAAAACTGAAGTGTACCTGCGTCTTTTGGACAAGGTTCTTTCCGAAGGCAAACGCGGCATCGTGCTGGTGCCCGAAATTTCCCTGACACCCCAGTTGATTCAGCGTTTTGCGCGTCGATTCGGCGACAAGATCGCGGCTTTGCATTCGCAACTGACAGATCGCGAACGCACCAACCAATGGTGGGACATTGTCGAGGGACGAAAATCCATTCTGATTGGCGCTCGTTCCGCCTTGTTCTGTCCGATCGACAATCTGGGTCTGATCATCGTCGACGAAGAGCACGAGCCCAGCTTCAAGCAGGATGAAAAATTAAAATACAACGGCCGCGATGCCGCCGTCATGCTGGGTAAACAGATGAACTGCCCAGTGGTGCTGGGATCCGCAACACCAAGCCTTGAAACCTGGAAAAATGCGGTCGAAGGAAAGTATCACCTGCACCGCCTAACCCGCCGCGTGGCCAATCGTGCTTTGCCGGATATTGAAGTCATTGATTTAAGAAAATTGAAATCCGATGACGAGGAAAAACAAAAGGCCATCACCAAGTACTCACATTTGCCTTTTTGGCTAAGCCCTGACCTGTACGAACGCATGCATCAGGTGTTGGACCGTGGGGATCAGGCGGCACTATTCCTGAATCGTCGTGGGATCGCCCAGATGGTGGTGTGTCCCGCCTGTGGTCACACCCGTGAATGTCCGAACTGTGATATTTCACTGACCCTGCATGCGCACTCGCATCTGATTTGTCATTACTGCGACTATCACGAAAATTTCAAAACCAAATGTCCGGACTGCAAAGAGGGACAACTGGAAGCCATCGGTCTTGGCACCGAACTTTTGGAAACGGATTTGACCCGCCTGTTCCCGGGCAAAAAGATCGCCCGCGCAGACCGCGATGAAATTCAGAGCCGGGCCGATCTGGAAGACCTGATCGCCAATATGGAATCCGGGGATATCGACATTCTGGTCGGCACCCAGATGATCGCCAAAGGTTTGGATTTCCCGAAGCTGAAACTGGTGGGATTGGTGCTGGCGGATGTGGGCTTCAATCTGCCTGATTTCCGCGCCACCGAAAGAAGTTTCCAACTGATCACACAGATGAGCGGCCGCAGCGGCCGGCACGTCAAAGACGGCGAAAGCCCGGGGCTTGTGATCATTCAAACCTTCAACACGGAACATGACAGCATCACGTTTGCAAAGAACCATGACTTTGAAGGCTTTGCCACGCATGAACTGGAAATCCGCTCCGCACTGAATTACCCACCCATGGGCCGTCTGGTCAGCTTCCGCATTCAAGGAACTAAACTGGGACAGGTTGAGGAAACCGCGAGACTATTGGCCAGAAGAGCGCAGGCGTTGAAAACTCAATTCCCGCAATATGGCTCGATTGAAGTCTTGGGCCCGGCCGAGGCTCCGCTGTCGAAACTGCGAGGCCAATTCCGATATCATCTTCTAATTAAAACTACGCAGCCTGCAGCTGCCAATCCCTTTTCAAGACAGCTCTTGGGCGACCAGGATTGGGTTCCTTCAGGGGTTAAAATATTAATCGATATTGATCCAATGAGTTTGCTTTAG